Proteins encoded by one window of Silvibacterium dinghuense:
- a CDS encoding LVIVD repeat-containing protein: MKPGRSRQLTRITTLAAAALGTVLAYGQSMPTPDPRVGLKAGLHDAGEAQFGLQRLASLPKPAPFEPPPSAANSVMASINYANSDIAFQGGHLFLGNFYGVNIYDIAQPAKISLLTSLVCPGGQGDVSVYGKLLFMSVEMSNGRLDCGTQGFPAPPPPPAPAPGQKPEHPLPAADPARFRGLRIFDISDINQPKQVAAVQTCRGSHTHTLVMDPKDPDNLYVYISGTSYVRSPEELEGCSGKQDEENSRFSIDVVKVPLAHPEKAEIVASPRVFSDAQTGAVNGLWKGGNHGDGTQTTSRTDACHDITVYSAIGLAAGACSGNGLLLDISDPEHPKRIEAVSDPNYAYWHSATFSNDGSKLVYTDEWGGGIQPRCRATDPKNWGADAIYSLHDHTLTEAGYYKMPAPQTEMENCVAHNGSLIPVPGRDIEVQAWYQGGVSVMDFTDPKHPFEIAYFDRGPIDATKRVLGGYWSAYWYNGFVYGSEIARGIDVFQLVPSAYLTQNEIDAARQVQVNELNVQNQQRIVWPPNLVTARAYVDQLARSKALPAKQLSAVESAIGKAGSTSPKKKELAKLHALGAKLISGADAAKSPEDANRMKALGAILTTYKA; encoded by the coding sequence ATGAAGCCTGGCCGATCCCGACAGCTTACACGCATCACCACTCTGGCAGCAGCCGCCCTCGGTACAGTTCTTGCATATGGGCAATCGATGCCCACTCCCGATCCTCGCGTAGGGCTGAAGGCCGGGTTGCATGATGCGGGGGAAGCGCAGTTCGGCTTGCAGAGGCTGGCGAGCCTGCCGAAACCTGCGCCCTTCGAGCCTCCACCGAGCGCGGCGAACTCGGTGATGGCGAGCATCAATTATGCGAATTCGGACATTGCCTTTCAGGGCGGGCATCTCTTCCTGGGCAATTTCTATGGCGTGAACATCTATGACATTGCGCAGCCGGCGAAAATCTCATTGCTGACATCTCTGGTCTGCCCTGGTGGGCAGGGTGATGTCTCGGTGTACGGCAAGCTGCTGTTCATGTCGGTGGAGATGTCGAATGGACGTCTGGATTGCGGCACGCAGGGCTTCCCTGCTCCGCCTCCCCCGCCAGCTCCGGCGCCGGGACAAAAACCGGAGCATCCGCTGCCGGCAGCCGATCCGGCGCGCTTCCGCGGACTGCGTATCTTCGACATCAGCGACATCAATCAGCCGAAGCAGGTGGCTGCGGTGCAGACGTGCCGCGGATCGCACACGCACACGCTGGTGATGGATCCCAAAGATCCGGACAATCTCTACGTCTACATTTCTGGCACCTCCTATGTGCGATCGCCGGAGGAGCTGGAGGGCTGCTCGGGCAAGCAGGATGAGGAGAACTCGCGCTTCAGCATCGATGTCGTCAAGGTGCCGCTGGCGCATCCCGAAAAAGCAGAGATCGTCGCGAGCCCGCGGGTATTCTCCGACGCACAGACAGGCGCAGTGAACGGACTGTGGAAGGGCGGCAATCACGGCGACGGCACGCAGACGACGTCGCGCACTGATGCCTGCCACGACATCACGGTGTATTCCGCGATCGGGCTTGCGGCGGGCGCCTGCTCGGGCAACGGGCTGCTGCTCGATATCTCGGACCCGGAGCATCCGAAGCGCATTGAAGCGGTGAGCGATCCGAACTATGCCTACTGGCATTCGGCGACCTTCAGCAATGACGGCTCGAAACTGGTATACACGGATGAGTGGGGCGGAGGCATCCAGCCACGCTGCCGCGCGACGGACCCAAAGAACTGGGGCGCGGATGCGATCTACTCGCTGCATGACCACACGCTGACCGAAGCGGGCTATTACAAGATGCCCGCGCCGCAAACGGAGATGGAGAACTGCGTGGCACACAATGGCTCGCTGATCCCGGTACCGGGACGCGATATCGAGGTGCAGGCGTGGTACCAGGGCGGTGTGTCGGTGATGGACTTCACCGATCCGAAGCATCCGTTTGAGATTGCGTACTTCGACCGCGGGCCGATCGACGCGACAAAGCGCGTGCTGGGCGGCTACTGGTCGGCGTATTGGTACAACGGCTTTGTGTATGGCTCGGAGATCGCACGCGGCATCGATGTCTTCCAGCTGGTGCCGAGCGCCTACCTGACGCAGAACGAGATCGATGCGGCGCGGCAGGTGCAGGTAAACGAGCTGAATGTGCAGAACCAGCAGCGTATCGTGTGGCCGCCGAACCTGGTGACGGCGCGAGCCTACGTGGATCAGCTGGCCCGCTCGAAGGCTCTGCCGGCGAAACAGCTCTCCGCAGTGGAATCGGCAATCGGCAAGGCTGGCAGCACCTCACCGAAGAAGAAAGAGCTGGCAAAGCTGCATGCTCTGGGCGCGAAGCTAATCTCCGGTGCAGATGCG